A stretch of Brassica rapa cultivar Chiifu-401-42 chromosome A08, CAAS_Brap_v3.01, whole genome shotgun sequence DNA encodes these proteins:
- the LOC103833457 gene encoding germin-like protein subfamily 1 member 8: MKSLSCIAVLSLLALTLPLAIASDPSPLQDFCVGVNTPASGVFVNGKFCKDPRIVNADDFFSSVLNRPGNVNNAVGSNVTTVNVNNLGGLNTLGISLVRIDYAPNGQNPPHTHPRATEILIVQQGTLLVGFVSSNQDGNRLFAKTLNVGDVFVFPEGLIHFQFNLGRTPAVAIAALSSQNAGVITIANTVFGSNPAIDPNVLARAFQMDANVIRDLQNRF; the protein is encoded by the exons ATGAAGAGTCTCTCTTGTATTGCAGTTCTATCTCTCTTGGCTTTGACACTTCCATTAGCCATTGCTTCTGATCCAAGCCCCCTTCAAGATTTCTGCGTTGGTGTCAATACACCAGCAAGTGGAG TGTTTGTGAATGGAAAGTTCTGCAAGGATCCAAGGATCGTTAACGCAGATGACTTCTTTTCCTCAGTACTCAACAGACCTGGAAATGTAAATAACGCTGTTGGGTCCAATGTGACAACCGTCAATGTTAACAACCTTGGTGGATTGAACACCCTTGGAATCTCACTTGTTCGTATAGACTATGCACCCAACGGTCAGAACCCACCTCACACTCACCCACGTGCCACTGAGATCTTGATTGTCCAACAAGGAACCTTGCTTGTAGGGTTTGTCTCTTCAAACCAAGATGGAAACCGTCTTTTCGCCAAAACGCTCAATGTTGGTGATGTATTTGTGTTTCCAGAAGGACTCATCCATTTCCAGTTCAACCTAGGACGAACTCCAGCGGTTGCAATCGCTGCGTTGAGCAGCCAAAACGCAGGTGTTATCACGATTGCTAACACAGTGTTTGGGTCTAACCCAGCTATAGACCCTAATGTTCTTGCAAGGGCATTCCAGATGGATGCTAATGTCATCAGGGATTTACAAAATAGGttctaa